From Mycobacterium colombiense CECT 3035:
GCTTGAGCGCCTTGCTGTGCAGCGCGCAGCCGACGCCGCCCGCGAAGCCCGGCCGGTTCAGGAAGATGCACGCGTCTTTGTGCTTGCGGGTGCGGTACTGCGGTTGGCCGTCATGCTCGTCGAGCTCCAGATAACCCTTGCGGCCCAACCCTTTTTCGCGGAATTGCCAGTCGGCGTCGGTCAGCTTTTTCACCGCGTCGTCCAGGCGGGCGCGGTCGTCGTCGTCGGACAGGAACGCACCGTGCGAGCAGCACCCGTCGTCCGGGCGGCCTTCCACCGTGCCCCGGCACGCCGGGGTGCCGAACACACAGGTCCATCGGGAGAGCAGCCAGGTCAGGTCCGCCGCGATGAGGTGCTCGGGGTTGTCGGGGTCGTAGAACTCCACCCATTCGCGGGCGAAGTCCAGCTCGACCTCTTGTCCCGGTTCCGGATGCGAATTCGCCACGCGGTCCACGTTAGACCACGGTTCGGCCCATCCGAGCCGCTGACACTCGGGGGGCCTATGGCGGCGATCACGGCGGGTTAACCGGGTCGCGCAAAGCACCGCCCGCGAGGCTTCGTTAGGTTGTTTACGTGCGATTGGGCGTTCTCGACGTGGGCAGCAACACGGTGCATCTGCTGGTGGTCGATGCCCACCGGGGCGGTCACCCGACGCCGATGAGTTCGACGAAGGCCACGCTGCGTCTGGCCGAGGCCACCGACAGCGCCGGCAAGATCACCAAACGCGGTGCCGAGAAGCTGATCTCCACCATCGACGAATTCGCCAAGATCGCCGACAGTTCGGGCTGCGCGGAGCTGATGGCCTTCGCCACCTCCGCGGTCCGCGACGCCGGCAACTCCGACGACGTGCTGAGCCGGGTCCGCAAGGAGACCGGCGTCGAACTGCGGGTGCTGACCGGGGTCGACGAGTCGCGGCTGACCTTCCTGGCGGTGCGCCGGTGGTATGGGTGGAGCGCGGGCCGGATCATCAACCTGGACATCGGCGGCGGCTCGCTGGAGATGTCCAGCGGCGTGGACGAGGAGCCCGAGGTCGCGTTGTCGCTGCCGCTGGGCGCCGGCCGGCTCACCCGCGAGTGGCTGCCCGACGATCCGCCGGGCCGGCGCCGGGTGGCGATGCTGCGGGACTGGCTGGACGCCGAGCTCTCCGAAGCCAGCGTGAACATCCTCGAGGCGGGTAGTCCCGACCTGACGGTGGCGACATCGAAGACTTTCCGCTCGCTGGCGCGGCTCACCGGCGCGGCGCCGTCCGGCGCTGGGCCAAGGGTCAAAAGGACGTTGACAGCAAACGGCCTCAGGCAACTCATATCTTTCATCTCTAGGATGACGACCGCTGACCGGGCAGAACTGGAAGGAGTGAGCGCCGAACGGGCACCGCAGATCGTTGCGGGTGCTCTGGTGGCGGAGGCAAGCATGCGAGCGCTGTCGATCGAATCGGTGGATATTTGCCCGTGGGCGTTACGGGAAGGTCTCATCTTGCGCAAACTCGACAGCGAAGCCGACGGATCGGCCCTCATGGAGCCTTCGGTGCGCAATGCTGGAGGCCAGGTAGTTGATCGGAATCAGAACCGATCGAGAGGCGACAAACCATGACCGGACCGCACTCCGAGACCGAGAGCCCCGGCACTCGGCCCATCTCCGTTGCCGAATTGCTGGCGAGAAACGGAACCATCGGCGCCCCGGCGGTCACCCGGCGGCGTCGCCGCCGGCGCGGCGACAGCGACTCGGTGACCGTCGCCGAACTGACCGGCGACCTGCCGGTGATCCGCGATGACGACGACGAACCCGGACCCAACGCCAACGAAACCACCACCACGATCGATGCGGTCGACGCGGCCCCGCCCGCCGAGCCGGTGGCCCGGCAGGCCGCCGCCGACCCGGTAACCAAAGCCGCGCCCAAAGCGCCCTACTGGTCCGAGCCCGAGCCGCGCTGGCCCAAGTCACCGCCGCAGCCCAAGCGGGCGCCGGGCCCCGAGCGCAGCGAATACCCGCGGCCGCTGCCCGAAGCCGGCTCGTCCGGCTCGGCCGCAAACGGCACCGGGCAGGCCGGCTCCGGGGCCGAGGAGATGAGCTTCGACCCGCTGGACCACTACGCCGACATCCCGGTGGACGTCATGGACTCCGAAGTGCGCGAGGCCGAACCCGCGGTGGAGGACTCCGCCTACGTGCGCTCGTTCCTGCGATCCGGCGATGACGAGGACGACGAGGACGGCTCGGGGCCGCTGGCGACCGGAGTGCTCGGCGACGACGAGCATCTCGAGCTCGAGGACCGGCACGCGGACGCCGACGCGGACGCTCACGCCGAGCCGGGCAGGTTCGACGCGGTGTGGCGCGGCGGCGTGGTCGTGCTGCAGTCGATGCTGGCGGTCGCGTTCGGCGGCGGGCTGTTCGTGGCCTTCGACCAGCTGTGGCGCTGGAACAGCCTGGTGGCACTGGTGCTGTCGGTGCTGGTCATCCTGGGCCTGGTGGCCGGGGTGCGGGTGGTCCGCAAGACCGAGGACATCGCCAGCACGTTGATCGCGGTCGCGGTGGGTGCGCTGATCACCCTGGGGCCCTTGGCGCTGTCGTTGCAATCGGGCTAAACGGCACCGTAGACAGTGCGCCCCGCCATCAAAGTCGGCCTTTCCACGGCTTCGGTGTACCCGCTGCGGGCCGAGGCCGCCTTCGAGTACGCGGCCCGGCTCGGCTACGACGGCGTCGAGCTGATGGTGTGGGCCGAGTCGGTCAGCCAGGACGTCGCCGCGGTCAAGAAGCTGTCCAAGCGCTACCGCGTCCCGGTGTTGTCCGTGCACGCGCCGTGCCTGCTGATCTCCCAGCGGGTGTGGGGCGCCAACCCCGTCCCCAAGCTGGATCGCAGCGTGCGCGCCGCCGAGCAGCTGGGCGCGCAGACCGTGGTCGTGCACCCGCCGTTTCGCTGGCAGCGGCGCTACGCCGAGGGCTTTTCCGAGCAGGTGGCGAAGCTCGAAGCGTCCAGCGACGTGATGGTCGCGGTGGAGAACATGTTCCCTTTCCGGGCGGACCGGTTCTTCGGCGCCGGCCAGTCGCTGGAACGGATGCGCAAGCGCGGCGGCGGGCCCGGCCCCGCGATCTCGGCGTTCGCGCCCTCCTACGACCCGCTCGACGGCAACCACGCGCACTACACGCTGGACCTGTCCCACACCGCCACCGCGGGCACCGACTCGCTGAACATGGCCCAGCGGATGGGGTCGGGCCTGGTGCACCTGCACCTGTGCGACGGCAACGGCCTGCCCGCCGACGAGCACCTGGTGCCCGGGCGCGGCACGCAACCCACCGCCGAGGTGTGCCAGATGCTGGCCGGAAGCCATTTCGCCGGGCACGTCATCCTGGAGGTGTCGACGTCCAGCGCGCGCTCCGCCAACGAGCGCGAGGCCATGCTCGCCGAATCGCTGCAGTTTGCCCGCACGCATCTGCTGCGCTGACCAAGCCGGGAGAAACCCAGAAAACATGAGTGCGTTATTCACCACCGCGATGACGTTGCGGGAGGTCGGTTCAGGCGTCTTCGAGGGCGAACTCGACAAGCGTTGGACCATCGGTCCCAAGGTGCACGGCGGCGCGATGCTGGCGCTGTGCGCCAACGCCGCCCGCACCGCCTGCGCGGGCCCGTCCGGCGGCCTCGAACCGGCCGGACAGCCGGTCGCGGTGTCGGCGAGCTTCCTGTGGGCCCCCGACCCCGGCGAGGTGCAGTTGGTGACCTCGATCCGCAAACGGGGCCGCAGGATCAGCGTCGTCGACGTCGAACTCAACCAGGGCGACCGCACCGCGGTGCACGCCGTGGTGAACCTCGGCGAGCCCGAGCACTATCCGCCCGGCGGCCAGGCGAAGCCGCTGCTGTCGGCCAACCCCGTGCTGGACCTGATGGCGCCCGAGCCCCCCGACGACATCGAGCCGATCGGGCCGGGGCACCCGTTGGCCGGCCTCGTGCACCTGGGGGAGGGGTGCGACGTGCGGCCGGTGTTGTCCACGATGGCGCCGCGCAGCGACGGGCGCCCGCCGGTGATCCAGATGTGGGCCCGCCCCCGCGGGGTGGCCCCGGATGCGCTGTTCGCGCTCATGTGCGGCGATCTGTCGGCGCCCGTGACCTTCGCCGTGGACCGCACCGGCTGGGCGCCCACGATCCAGCTCACGGCGTTTCTGCGGGGCCTGCCGGCCGACGGCTGGCTGCGCATCGTCGCGACCTGCACCGAGATCGGGCACGACTGGTTCGACGAGGACCACACGGTCGTCGACAGCCTGGGGCGTCTGGTGGTGCAGGCCCGTCAACTGGCATTGGTCCCTGCCGCTCGCTAGAGCGCGGTGTCTGCGATGCTGTGCGGCATGGCAAGAATCGCGATCATCGGTGGCGGCAGCATCGGGGAGGCACTGCTGTCGGGTCTGCTGCGGGCGGGCCGGCAGGTCAAGGATCTGGTGGTGGTCGAGCGGGTACCCGAGCGCGCCAAGTATCTGGCCGACACGTATTCGGTGCTGATCAGCTCCGTGTCCGACGCGGTGGAGAACGCGTCCTTCGTCGTGGTCGCCGTCAAGCCGGCCGACGTCGAGTCGGTGATGGCGGAGATCGCCCGCGCGGCGGGCGCCGCCGAGAGCGACACCGCCGAGCAGGTCTTCGTCACCGTCGCGGCCGGAATCACCATCACCTACTTCGAGTCCAAGCTTCCGGCCGGGACACCGGTGGTGCGGGCCATGCCGAACGCGGCAGCCCTGGTCGGCGCCGGTGTCACCGCCCTGGCCAAAGGGAGGTTCGTCACCGCGCCACAGCTCGAAGGCGTCTCGGCCCTGTTCGACTCCGTCGGCGGCGTGCTGAGCGTCCCGGAGGGCCAGATGGACGCCGTCACCGCACTGTCGGGCTCCGGACCCGCGTATTTCTTCCTGCTGGTCGAGGCGCTGATCGACGCCGGCGTCGCGGCGGGTCTGAGCCGTGAGGTGGCCGCCGACCTGACCGCGCAGACCATGGCGGGCTCGGCGGCGATGCTGCTCGAGCGCATGGACGCCGACCGGCAGCTGGGTGAGGCCGAGGCCCCGGGGCTGCGGGTGGACGCCACGGCGACACAGCTGAGGGCGACGGTGACCTCGCCCGGTGGTACCACCGCGGCGGGCCTGCGTGAGCTGGAACGGGGAGGCCTGCGAGCGGCCGTCGACGCGGCCGTTCAGGCCGCCAAAATGCGCTCTGAGCAGCTAAGAATTACATCAGAGTAATCCAAGTTTTTTGAACTGATTGTCCCCCACCAGTACCAGTAACCCCATTAGTCCCGCTATTCTCCTTGTGTAAGCACGTGTGGGTGCCAGCGGAGGGGAAGCCGCTGGCATGCGCGTGCCTGACACGATTGGGTTGCGATGACGTCTAGTAACGGGCCATCAGCGCGAGATGCTGCAGGTAAGCCACGGGACGCCAGTTCCGTCGACAGCCAGCAGGGCAGGACGCAGTTTCTCACCGTCGCCGAGGTAGCGGCGTTGATGCGGGTCTCCAAGATGACGGTGTATCGGCTGGTTCATAACGGCGAGCTGCCCGCGGTCCGCGTGGGGCGGTCCTTCCGGGTGCACGCCAAGGCCGTCCACGACATGTTGGAGACGTCCTACTTCGACGCCGGCTGACCCGAACGGGTGCTGCTTGCGGGCGGCACCCCAGGCTCCGTGGTTACGCGGCGAGCGGCCGACGCCGGTTTGGTGTTCGGTGCGTTCCGCCAGGTAAAGTGTCCGGGTCCAATCTTTGAAGCAGGTCACGGTCAGATAGCGGAGTTCATGGGTTCAGTAATCAAGAAGCGGCGCAAGCGTATGTCGAAGAAGAAGCACCGCAAGCTGCTGCGTCGCACCCGGGTGCAGCGCAGAAAACTCGGTAAGTAACCCCGTCCGCGGCGTAGTGCCGCCGTCTCGCCCGGCCGTTAGGCTGTTCGGGTGGATCCGTCGAATGGGGAAGGCGCCGGGCCGGGTGACACCGCAGGCAACACGGTGCATTACCCCAAAATCGTGTTGGTCACTGGTGCCTGCCGGTTTCTGGGCGGCTACCTGACGGCTCGCCTGGCGCAGAACCCGATGATCAAAGGGGTCATCGCGGTCGATGCGATAGCGCCGAGCAAGGACATGCTGCGCCGGATGGGCCGCGCCGAGTTCGTCCGCGCCGACATCCGTAATCCCTTCATAGCCAAGGTGATTCGCAACGGCGACGTCGACACCGTGGTGCATGCGGCGGCCGCGTCGTACGCGCCGCGGTCCGGCGGCACCGCGGCGTTGAAAGAGATCAACGTGATGGGCGCGATGCAACTGTTCGCGGCCTGCCAGAAGGCGCCGTCGGTGCGCCGGGTGGTGCTCAAGTCGACCTCCGAGGTGTACGGCTCGAGCGCGCACGATCCGGTGATGTTCACCGAGGACAGCACCAGCCGTCGACCATTCCGCAACGGTTTCGCCAAGGACAGCCTCGACATCGAGGCCTACGCGCGCGGTCTGGGACGGCGCCGGCCCGACATCGCCGTGACGATCCTGCGGTTGGCCAACATGATCGGCCCGGCGATGGACACCACCCTGTCGCGTTATCTGGCCGGCCCTTTGGTGCCGACCATGTTCGGCCGCGACGCACGCCTGCAACTGCTGCACGAGCAGGATGCGCTGGGTGCGCTGGAGCGGGCGGCGATGGCCGGCAAGGCGGGCACGTTCAACATCGGTGCCGACGGCATCATCATGCTGTCGCAGGCGATCCGCCGCGCCGGCCGGATTCCTTTGCCAGTACCGGGATTCGGCGTGTGGGCGCTGGATTCGTTAAGGCGTGCAAACCGTTACAACGAGATCAGTCGTGATCAATTTGATTACTTGAGTTATGGCCGGGTGATGGATACCAGCCGAATGCGATCAGAACTCGGCTATCAGCCGAAATGGTCGACGGCGGAAGCGTTCGACGACTACGTCCGCGGCCGAAGCCTGACTCCCATTATCGACCCGCATCGGGTACGCTCCTGGGAAGGTCGCGCCATATCTTTAGCCCAGCGCTGGGGTAGCCGAAATCCAATTCCGTGGGGTGGGGTCAGGTAGGTATCGTGGCGGGTGAAACCAGAGCCAATGTCATTCCACTGCACACTAATCGGGGTCGGGTAGCGGCGCGTCGGAGAGCCGA
This genomic window contains:
- a CDS encoding Ppx/GppA phosphatase family protein, coding for MRLGVLDVGSNTVHLLVVDAHRGGHPTPMSSTKATLRLAEATDSAGKITKRGAEKLISTIDEFAKIADSSGCAELMAFATSAVRDAGNSDDVLSRVRKETGVELRVLTGVDESRLTFLAVRRWYGWSAGRIINLDIGGGSLEMSSGVDEEPEVALSLPLGAGRLTREWLPDDPPGRRRVAMLRDWLDAELSEASVNILEAGSPDLTVATSKTFRSLARLTGAAPSGAGPRVKRTLTANGLRQLISFISRMTTADRAELEGVSAERAPQIVAGALVAEASMRALSIESVDICPWALREGLILRKLDSEADGSALMEPSVRNAGGQVVDRNQNRSRGDKP
- a CDS encoding sugar phosphate isomerase/epimerase family protein, translating into MRPAIKVGLSTASVYPLRAEAAFEYAARLGYDGVELMVWAESVSQDVAAVKKLSKRYRVPVLSVHAPCLLISQRVWGANPVPKLDRSVRAAEQLGAQTVVVHPPFRWQRRYAEGFSEQVAKLEASSDVMVAVENMFPFRADRFFGAGQSLERMRKRGGGPGPAISAFAPSYDPLDGNHAHYTLDLSHTATAGTDSLNMAQRMGSGLVHLHLCDGNGLPADEHLVPGRGTQPTAEVCQMLAGSHFAGHVILEVSTSSARSANEREAMLAESLQFARTHLLR
- a CDS encoding thioesterase family protein, with the protein product MSALFTTAMTLREVGSGVFEGELDKRWTIGPKVHGGAMLALCANAARTACAGPSGGLEPAGQPVAVSASFLWAPDPGEVQLVTSIRKRGRRISVVDVELNQGDRTAVHAVVNLGEPEHYPPGGQAKPLLSANPVLDLMAPEPPDDIEPIGPGHPLAGLVHLGEGCDVRPVLSTMAPRSDGRPPVIQMWARPRGVAPDALFALMCGDLSAPVTFAVDRTGWAPTIQLTAFLRGLPADGWLRIVATCTEIGHDWFDEDHTVVDSLGRLVVQARQLALVPAAR
- the proC gene encoding pyrroline-5-carboxylate reductase, giving the protein MARIAIIGGGSIGEALLSGLLRAGRQVKDLVVVERVPERAKYLADTYSVLISSVSDAVENASFVVVAVKPADVESVMAEIARAAGAAESDTAEQVFVTVAAGITITYFESKLPAGTPVVRAMPNAAALVGAGVTALAKGRFVTAPQLEGVSALFDSVGGVLSVPEGQMDAVTALSGSGPAYFFLLVEALIDAGVAAGLSREVAADLTAQTMAGSAAMLLERMDADRQLGEAEAPGLRVDATATQLRATVTSPGGTTAAGLRELERGGLRAAVDAAVQAAKMRSEQLRITSE
- a CDS encoding cell division/environmental response transcriptional regulator; amino-acid sequence: MTSSNGPSARDAAGKPRDASSVDSQQGRTQFLTVAEVAALMRVSKMTVYRLVHNGELPAVRVGRSFRVHAKAVHDMLETSYFDAG
- a CDS encoding 30S ribosomal protein bS22 — translated: MGSVIKKRRKRMSKKKHRKLLRRTRVQRRKLGK
- a CDS encoding SDR family oxidoreductase, whose amino-acid sequence is MDPSNGEGAGPGDTAGNTVHYPKIVLVTGACRFLGGYLTARLAQNPMIKGVIAVDAIAPSKDMLRRMGRAEFVRADIRNPFIAKVIRNGDVDTVVHAAAASYAPRSGGTAALKEINVMGAMQLFAACQKAPSVRRVVLKSTSEVYGSSAHDPVMFTEDSTSRRPFRNGFAKDSLDIEAYARGLGRRRPDIAVTILRLANMIGPAMDTTLSRYLAGPLVPTMFGRDARLQLLHEQDALGALERAAMAGKAGTFNIGADGIIMLSQAIRRAGRIPLPVPGFGVWALDSLRRANRYNEISRDQFDYLSYGRVMDTSRMRSELGYQPKWSTAEAFDDYVRGRSLTPIIDPHRVRSWEGRAISLAQRWGSRNPIPWGGVR